In Phenylobacterium zucineum HLK1, one DNA window encodes the following:
- a CDS encoding HAD family hydrolase: MPKALLWDFGNVIVRWDPRTLYSKIFEEPAELDRFLSHVCTMDWHVAHDAGVTFAQNRAPLLERFPAHAEAICAWESRWWEMFSGAIPETEAAIEDLHARGVPQYGLSNVSHETLEGTMALSPAFGRLRGVVASGLEGVMKPDPAIFRIVCERFGLEPGEILFVDDSARNVAAAEALGFDVHHFTDPAGLRPALEARGLL, translated from the coding sequence ATGCCGAAGGCTCTCCTCTGGGACTTCGGCAACGTCATCGTGCGCTGGGATCCGCGCACGCTCTACTCCAAGATCTTCGAGGAACCGGCCGAGCTCGACCGGTTCCTTAGCCATGTCTGCACCATGGACTGGCACGTGGCCCATGACGCCGGCGTGACCTTCGCGCAGAACCGTGCGCCGCTGCTCGAGCGCTTCCCCGCGCACGCCGAGGCGATCTGCGCCTGGGAGAGCCGCTGGTGGGAGATGTTCTCGGGGGCGATTCCCGAGACGGAAGCCGCCATCGAGGACCTGCACGCCCGGGGCGTCCCCCAGTACGGCCTGTCGAACGTCTCACACGAGACCCTGGAGGGAACGATGGCCCTCAGTCCCGCCTTCGGCCGGCTGCGCGGCGTGGTCGCCTCGGGGCTCGAGGGCGTGATGAAGCCCGATCCCGCCATCTTCCGCATCGTGTGCGAGCGCTTCGGCCTCGAGCCCGGCGAGATCCTGTTCGTGGACGACAGCGCCCGGAACGTCGCCGCGGCCGAGGCGCTGGGCTTCGACGTCCACCACTTCACCGATCCGGCGGGCCTGCGGCCGGCGCTCGAGGCGCGCGGCCTGCTCTAG
- the ykgO gene encoding type B 50S ribosomal protein L36 — protein MKVRSSLKSLKTRHRDCKLVRRKGRVYVINKTDPRFKAKQG, from the coding sequence ATGAAGGTCAGAAGCTCGCTCAAGTCGCTCAAGACGCGTCACCGCGACTGCAAGCTCGTGCGCCGCAAGGGCCGGGTCTACGTCATCAACAAGACCGACCCGCGCTTCAAGGCCAAGCAGGGCTAA
- a CDS encoding lytic murein transglycosylase: protein MRRRYLLALYVLAGCATPPRPAPPVTPPPPQAAAPAPAPAPPVSVKPPTASGDMIFDAWAAEFQGRALAADVRPDVLEREMAGLTPDPRVAGLDSRQPEFSKPVSAYLKGVVTADRAAIGQRRRADVTEFAAIEDRYGVPREILLGVWALESGFGAIQGDMDVIRSVATLAAQGRRRAWAEGELIAALKIIQSGEHPRARLKGSWAGAMGQTQFIPTTFLSTAVDFDGDGRRDIWGSRGDALASAANLLSKAGWVRGQSWAREVTVPADFDFSLTEGPRLTPAEWAARGVTRADGQPWTDADLQAQAQLVAPAGARGPLFLLFPNHFAIRRYNNSLAYALGVGMLADSFLGMNGTVRPWPDEQPLSLVDRMTAQRALAALGFDPGAPDGVVGMNTRTALRNWQKARGVVADGYLSPEMVRRLKAEAGVS, encoded by the coding sequence ATGCGCCGCCGTTACCTGCTCGCCCTCTACGTCCTGGCCGGATGCGCCACCCCGCCCAGGCCCGCCCCGCCCGTCACCCCGCCGCCGCCGCAGGCCGCCGCGCCCGCCCCAGCGCCGGCGCCGCCGGTCTCGGTGAAGCCGCCGACCGCGTCGGGGGACATGATCTTCGACGCCTGGGCCGCCGAGTTCCAGGGCCGCGCCCTGGCCGCCGACGTCCGCCCCGACGTGCTGGAGCGCGAGATGGCGGGCCTGACGCCCGATCCGCGCGTCGCCGGACTCGACAGCCGCCAGCCCGAATTCTCCAAGCCCGTCAGCGCCTACCTGAAGGGCGTCGTGACGGCCGACCGCGCCGCCATCGGCCAGCGCCGCCGCGCCGACGTGACCGAGTTCGCCGCCATCGAGGACCGCTACGGCGTCCCGCGCGAGATCCTGCTGGGCGTCTGGGCGCTGGAGAGCGGCTTCGGGGCCATCCAGGGCGACATGGACGTGATCCGCTCGGTCGCCACCCTGGCCGCCCAGGGCCGACGCCGGGCCTGGGCCGAGGGCGAACTGATCGCCGCGCTAAAGATCATCCAGTCGGGCGAGCACCCGCGCGCGCGCCTGAAGGGTTCGTGGGCCGGGGCCATGGGCCAGACCCAGTTCATCCCCACCACCTTCCTCTCCACCGCCGTGGACTTCGACGGCGACGGCCGGCGCGACATCTGGGGCTCGCGCGGCGACGCCCTCGCTTCGGCCGCCAACCTGCTGTCGAAGGCCGGATGGGTCCGCGGCCAGAGCTGGGCCCGCGAGGTGACCGTGCCCGCGGACTTCGACTTCAGCCTCACCGAAGGGCCGCGCCTGACGCCGGCCGAGTGGGCCGCCCGGGGCGTGACCCGCGCCGACGGCCAGCCATGGACCGACGCCGACCTGCAGGCGCAGGCCCAGCTCGTCGCGCCCGCCGGCGCCAGGGGGCCGCTGTTCCTGCTGTTCCCGAACCACTTCGCCATCCGCCGGTACAACAACAGTCTGGCCTATGCCCTGGGCGTGGGCATGCTGGCGGACAGCTTCCTGGGCATGAACGGGACCGTGCGTCCCTGGCCGGACGAGCAGCCCCTGTCGCTGGTGGACCGCATGACCGCCCAGCGCGCCCTGGCGGCCCTGGGCTTCGATCCGGGCGCGCCGGACGGGGTCGTGGGCATGAACACCCGCACCGCCCTGCGCAACTGGCAGAAGGCGCGCGGCGTCGTCGCCGACGGCTATCTCTCGCCCGAGATGGTCCGGCGCCTGAAGGCCGAGGCGGGCGTCAGTTAG
- a CDS encoding MFS transporter, protein MPNPEPPQGLARRPFAIIFGVSLATALGNTGLISVLPAIGRSIGIPDPMVAAIFSLSAVLWAVSSPWWARASDRYGRKPLMLVGLSGFMVSMFMCGLVVSAGLRHMAAPIVIFVLFLLARSLFGLFGAASNPATQAYVAERTPPEGRTQAMASLAGAFGLGTVIGPFLAPLFIYPVIGLAGPLFTFALIAAAMLFVVWRYLPETPVSAEARRPRKPVVAGAPKEKPMWRDPRVTPFLLYGFIVATCQTAQAQTLGFLIIDKLGMSPTQAQYFIAIAMMFGAVAGLLAQWGLIRMFQMTPRQLLRWGVAVAALGNLVVALAPDYYIVVAGYAISSLGFGFARPGFTAGSSIAVDMDEQARVAGAIAAVNGINVVLAPLFVWLYQHVGPAPFLLNAVLMGAMLVYAFRNRQLRNADPEPATRAATAIATLEKRDEGGS, encoded by the coding sequence ATGCCCAATCCCGAGCCTCCGCAGGGCCTGGCCCGCCGGCCGTTCGCCATCATCTTCGGCGTCTCTCTGGCCACGGCCCTCGGGAACACGGGGCTGATCTCGGTCCTGCCGGCCATCGGCCGCTCGATCGGCATCCCCGACCCGATGGTGGCGGCGATCTTCTCGCTCTCGGCGGTGCTCTGGGCGGTCTCCTCGCCCTGGTGGGCGCGCGCGTCCGACCGCTATGGGCGCAAGCCGCTGATGCTGGTCGGCCTCTCGGGCTTCATGGTCTCGATGTTCATGTGCGGACTGGTGGTCAGCGCCGGGCTCCGGCACATGGCCGCGCCGATCGTGATCTTCGTGCTCTTCCTGCTGGCGCGCTCGCTGTTCGGCCTGTTCGGGGCCGCGTCCAATCCGGCGACCCAGGCCTACGTGGCCGAGCGCACGCCGCCGGAAGGGCGGACCCAGGCCATGGCCAGCCTGGCCGGCGCCTTCGGCCTCGGCACCGTCATCGGCCCCTTCCTGGCGCCGCTCTTCATCTATCCGGTGATCGGCCTGGCCGGGCCGCTCTTCACCTTCGCCCTGATCGCCGCGGCCATGCTGTTCGTGGTCTGGCGCTACCTGCCCGAGACGCCCGTCTCGGCCGAGGCCAGGCGTCCGCGCAAGCCGGTGGTGGCCGGCGCCCCGAAGGAAAAGCCCATGTGGCGCGATCCCCGGGTCACGCCCTTCCTGCTCTACGGCTTCATCGTCGCCACCTGCCAGACGGCGCAGGCCCAGACCCTGGGCTTCCTGATCATCGACAAGCTCGGCATGTCGCCGACCCAGGCCCAGTACTTCATCGCCATCGCCATGATGTTCGGGGCCGTCGCGGGCCTGCTGGCCCAGTGGGGCCTGATCCGCATGTTCCAGATGACGCCGCGCCAGCTGCTGCGCTGGGGCGTGGCGGTGGCGGCGCTGGGCAACCTGGTCGTGGCCCTGGCGCCGGACTACTACATCGTGGTCGCCGGCTATGCGATCTCCAGCCTCGGCTTCGGCTTCGCCCGACCCGGATTCACCGCCGGCTCGTCCATCGCCGTGGACATGGACGAGCAGGCCCGCGTCGCCGGCGCGATCGCGGCGGTGAACGGGATCAACGTGGTGCTCGCCCCGCTGTTCGTCTGGCTCTACCAGCACGTGGGGCCCGCGCCGTTCCTGCTGAACGCGGTGCTGATGGGCGCGATGCTGGTCTACGCCTTCCGCAACCGCCAGCTGCGCAATGCCGACCCCGAGCCGGCCACGCGCGCGGCCACCGCCATCGCCACCCTCGAGAAGCGCGACGAGGGCGGCAGCTAA
- the motA gene encoding flagellar motor stator protein MotA, with protein sequence MFQIIGIVLLFALVFGSYIISGGNMGVILHALPHEMMAIGGAGVASFLIANSLPVIKATVGNFGKVFGGPKWKAADYRDLLSLLFLLTKTMKSKGVIALESHIENPTESTIFTRFPKIMKDHFAIDFICDTLRMMTMNLEDPHQVEDAMEKQLEKHHHEAQQPSHALQTLADALPALGIVAAVLGVIKTMGSITEPPEVLGGMIGSALVGTFLGVFLAYGLVGPMATRMREVIDEEGSFYRIIQSVLVAHLHGNAAQISVEIGRGSVPSGAQPSFIELEEALSNIPNEA encoded by the coding sequence ATGTTTCAGATCATCGGCATCGTGCTGCTGTTCGCTCTGGTGTTCGGCAGCTACATCATCTCGGGCGGCAACATGGGGGTCATCCTCCATGCGCTTCCCCATGAGATGATGGCCATCGGCGGCGCGGGCGTGGCCAGCTTCCTGATCGCCAACTCCCTGCCGGTGATCAAGGCGACGGTGGGCAACTTCGGAAAGGTGTTCGGCGGTCCCAAGTGGAAGGCGGCCGACTACCGGGACCTGCTCAGCCTGCTGTTCCTGCTGACCAAGACGATGAAGTCGAAGGGCGTGATCGCCCTCGAAAGCCACATCGAGAACCCCACCGAAAGCACGATCTTCACCCGCTTCCCGAAGATCATGAAGGACCACTTCGCCATCGACTTCATCTGCGACACGCTGCGGATGATGACCATGAACCTGGAGGACCCCCACCAGGTCGAGGACGCGATGGAGAAGCAGCTCGAGAAGCACCACCACGAGGCGCAGCAGCCGAGCCACGCCCTGCAGACGCTCGCCGACGCCCTGCCGGCCCTGGGCATCGTGGCCGCCGTGCTGGGCGTCATCAAGACGATGGGCTCGATCACCGAGCCGCCGGAAGTGCTGGGCGGCATGATCGGCTCGGCCCTGGTCGGCACCTTCCTCGGGGTGTTCCTCGCCTACGGCCTCGTGGGACCGATGGCCACCCGGATGCGCGAGGTGATCGACGAGGAGGGCTCGTTCTACCGGATCATCCAGTCGGTGCTGGTGGCGCACCTGCACGGCAACGCCGCGCAGATCTCGGTCGAGATCGGCCGGGGCAGCGTGCCCTCGGGCGCGCAGCCCAGCTTCATCGAGCTGGAAGAGGCCCTTTCCAACATCCCGAACGAGGCGTGA
- the mnmD gene encoding tRNA (5-methylaminomethyl-2-thiouridine)(34)-methyltransferase MnmD, which translates to MTDVPPPHSPLAWTDDGQPRSRLFGDVYFSAQDGLAETRTVFLEGCGLPQAWAGRRRFTVGELGFGTGLNIAALLDLWRREAPAGGRLHVFTVEGFPITAEEAGRALSRWPELAEAAQALVSRWPGRARGVHRLELPEYAAIVDVAVGDVREALEGWTGRADAWFLDGFSPALNPQMWSDEVLALVGARSAPGARAATFTVAGQVRRGLAAAGFEVEKRPGFGRKRERLEARRPGAPADFEPGRVAIVGAGIAGAAAARAVRALGGEALVFDAEGRGAGGSGNPAGLVTPRLDAGLGPPAQLFARAFARAVGLYEALPEAIVARGVLQLASAERDPARFGKIAASDLFEPGALTLLEPAEAADRLGEPAPAALDQRPALVVDPARILAAWAPDVRPARVARIERADDGWRLMDPEGTEIVRAGAVILAAALDSRDLAPDVPLQPVRGQASWARGQSVGSAAAWGGYVLPTGEGVLFGATHDRDDAGRDLRPADHARNLETLARALPRLAARLSQGPLEGRASVRAVTPDRLPVAGGADGRFLLTGFGSRGLSMAPLLAEHVAALALGAPSPLTAAQQALVAPDRFGRRVRS; encoded by the coding sequence ATGACCGACGTCCCCCCGCCGCATAGCCCGCTCGCCTGGACCGACGACGGCCAGCCGCGCTCGCGGCTGTTCGGCGACGTCTACTTCTCCGCCCAGGACGGCCTGGCGGAGACGCGGACGGTGTTCCTGGAGGGCTGCGGCCTGCCGCAGGCCTGGGCCGGCCGGCGGCGGTTCACGGTGGGCGAGCTGGGCTTCGGCACAGGCCTGAACATCGCCGCCCTGCTGGATCTCTGGCGCCGCGAGGCTCCCGCCGGCGGCCGCCTGCACGTCTTCACCGTCGAGGGCTTTCCGATCACCGCGGAAGAGGCCGGACGGGCGCTCTCGCGCTGGCCCGAGCTGGCCGAAGCTGCGCAGGCGCTGGTCAGCCGCTGGCCGGGCCGCGCGCGCGGCGTCCACCGGCTGGAGCTGCCCGAGTACGCCGCCATCGTCGACGTGGCGGTCGGCGACGTGCGCGAGGCCCTGGAGGGCTGGACCGGCCGCGCCGACGCCTGGTTCCTCGACGGCTTCTCGCCCGCCCTGAACCCGCAGATGTGGAGCGACGAGGTCCTGGCTCTGGTGGGCGCGCGCTCGGCGCCCGGGGCGCGGGCCGCCACCTTCACCGTCGCCGGCCAGGTGCGCCGCGGCCTCGCCGCCGCGGGCTTCGAGGTCGAGAAGCGCCCCGGCTTCGGCCGCAAGCGCGAGCGCCTGGAGGCCCGCAGGCCTGGCGCGCCGGCCGACTTCGAGCCGGGCCGGGTGGCCATCGTCGGGGCTGGGATCGCCGGGGCCGCCGCCGCGCGGGCCGTGCGCGCCCTGGGCGGCGAGGCGCTGGTCTTCGACGCCGAAGGACGCGGCGCCGGCGGGTCCGGCAATCCCGCGGGGCTGGTGACGCCGCGGCTCGACGCCGGCCTCGGGCCTCCCGCCCAGCTGTTCGCTCGCGCCTTCGCCCGCGCCGTCGGCCTCTATGAGGCGCTGCCCGAGGCGATCGTGGCCCGCGGCGTGCTGCAGCTCGCGTCCGCCGAGCGGGACCCCGCCCGCTTCGGGAAGATCGCGGCCTCGGACCTCTTCGAGCCCGGCGCCCTGACCCTGCTGGAGCCCGCCGAGGCCGCCGACAGGCTGGGGGAGCCCGCCCCCGCGGCCCTGGACCAGCGGCCGGCGCTCGTGGTGGACCCTGCCCGCATCCTCGCCGCCTGGGCCCCGGACGTCCGTCCCGCCCGCGTGGCGCGGATCGAGCGGGCCGACGACGGCTGGCGCCTCATGGACCCGGAGGGGACCGAGATCGTCCGCGCGGGCGCCGTCATCCTGGCGGCGGCGCTGGACTCGCGGGACTTGGCGCCCGACGTGCCGCTGCAGCCGGTGCGGGGCCAGGCGAGCTGGGCGCGCGGGCAGAGCGTCGGTTCGGCCGCGGCCTGGGGCGGCTATGTCCTGCCGACCGGCGAGGGCGTGCTGTTCGGCGCCACGCACGACCGCGACGACGCCGGCCGCGACCTGCGCCCCGCCGACCACGCCCGTAACCTCGAGACCCTCGCCCGCGCCCTGCCCCGGCTCGCGGCCCGGCTTTCGCAGGGGCCGCTGGAGGGCCGCGCCTCGGTCCGCGCCGTCACGCCCGACCGCCTGCCGGTCGCGGGCGGGGCGGACGGCCGCTTCCTCCTGACCGGCTTCGGCTCGCGCGGGCTCTCCATGGCGCCGCTCCTGGCCGAGCACGTCGCCGCCCTCGCCCTCGGCGCGCCCTCGCCTCTGACCGCGGCCCAGCAGGCGCTGGTCGCGCCGGACCGCTTCGGCCGGCGCGTGCGTTCCTAA
- a CDS encoding DUF6491 family protein — MNWKIAPVAVAAGLLALGGCAAPRAAATAEPGARPDRQCFWNHQVNSFASADNRIVNVRVGVRDVYQMEMFGPCHDVDWSQKIALVSRSGSICTGFDAEIVAESPLGPQRCQVKNIRKLTPAEIAALPKRARP; from the coding sequence ATGAACTGGAAGATCGCACCCGTAGCCGTGGCCGCGGGCCTGCTGGCCCTGGGCGGCTGCGCCGCGCCCCGGGCCGCGGCGACGGCCGAGCCGGGCGCGCGGCCGGACCGCCAGTGCTTCTGGAACCACCAGGTGAACAGCTTCGCCTCGGCGGACAACCGGATCGTCAACGTGCGGGTCGGCGTGCGCGACGTCTACCAGATGGAGATGTTCGGCCCGTGCCACGACGTGGACTGGTCGCAGAAGATCGCGCTGGTCTCGCGCAGCGGCTCGATCTGCACCGGCTTCGACGCCGAGATCGTCGCGGAATCGCCGCTCGGGCCGCAGCGCTGCCAAGTGAAGAACATCCGCAAGCTCACCCCGGCCGAGATCGCGGCCCTGCCCAAGCGGGCGCGGCCCTGA
- a CDS encoding TonB-dependent receptor, which translates to MTKSRFFCSVSAMAAVAALGAGGQALAQQSPTQVGEVVVTGSFIRGTPEDAALPVDVISQDDIERQGAPSTLELIKQLSVSSGVLGDTNQFDTRAQGSEGSGSINLRGLGAQRTLVLLNGRRMSPNPFGQAGAGIVDTNTLPTVAIGRVEVLKEGAAATYGSDAIGGVVNFITRTNFDGLEVSGSYRHIDGSKGDYTGGLLWGHTFDNGNILLSAGWQHRSELKVTDRDWAVRPFAENPEGGWSGGSSVTGFLPVAQTPTGAWVPAGAGVLDAGCAPLGGIPVAGALPQCRFHYIEYDNITEAEDRIQLYGEFNADLAEGHRLHVEALYAKTEVPNWKTSPSYLTLQTPTATTNPTVGSLTPAVLRGWFVPANNPGFVAYRAANPGAIPAAATGAHFPGVFYRPLSFGGNPIFDGNEGASEGMRQYEAARVSGSLRGDLPWMGIGYDVAVTYGQETGWRTGYDTVVSRLQLALRGYGSAATGAGGGCTAAETNNFTTNAGNEAIGCYWFNPFSNAFASNAVSGASNPQFSAAAANNPDVIRWFFDQVSTKQTQRIFVTDAVLNGTTGFELPGGEVRWAAGFQFRRDGFESEYNDLSDIDANPCIDTPVTGTGSCAVRNGPLVFLGTGEEADLSRDVWAAFAELSVPVSDAIQVQLAIRYEDYEAVGTTTNPKANVRWQVADWLALRGSVGTTFRGPPLTQLNNSSVTALSFIAGSFRAIDLFGNPDLEPETADNFSLGAIFDVGRFKATVDWWRFDFDNPIVGEPSGSIVNTMFPGGATTRCGTAEYAGLQSRFDFQGACSTATIARVRTQWVNGPKIKTSGIDVLADYDFGEVFGGNLRAGLSATYTLEYKIDDFEVEGVTVEQAYDAAGFLNYQLIATSLPELKGSGYVEYSTGPHNLRFTVNYIDSYVDQRAAITGPGKTIDETWLAEIDYRVLLPWDTTVTLSVDNVFDEDPSFARLDLSYDPFTGSPLGRTFKVGVRKRF; encoded by the coding sequence ATGACCAAGAGCAGGTTCTTCTGCAGCGTATCCGCCATGGCCGCTGTCGCGGCCCTCGGCGCAGGCGGCCAGGCGCTGGCCCAGCAGTCCCCAACCCAGGTCGGCGAGGTCGTCGTCACCGGCTCGTTCATCCGCGGCACGCCCGAGGATGCGGCTCTGCCGGTGGACGTGATCAGCCAGGACGACATCGAGCGTCAGGGCGCGCCGTCCACCCTTGAGCTCATCAAGCAGCTGTCGGTCTCCAGCGGCGTGCTGGGCGACACCAACCAGTTCGACACCCGCGCCCAGGGCTCGGAGGGCTCGGGCTCGATCAACCTGCGGGGGCTGGGCGCGCAGCGCACCCTGGTCCTGCTGAACGGCCGGCGCATGTCGCCCAACCCGTTCGGCCAGGCCGGCGCCGGCATCGTCGACACCAACACCCTGCCTACCGTGGCCATCGGCCGGGTGGAGGTGCTGAAGGAGGGCGCCGCGGCGACCTACGGCTCGGACGCCATCGGCGGGGTGGTCAACTTCATCACCCGCACCAACTTCGACGGCCTGGAGGTGTCGGGCAGCTATCGGCACATCGACGGCTCGAAGGGCGATTACACGGGCGGGCTCCTCTGGGGCCACACCTTCGACAACGGCAACATCCTGCTCAGCGCCGGCTGGCAGCACCGTTCCGAGCTGAAGGTGACCGACCGCGACTGGGCCGTGCGGCCCTTCGCCGAGAACCCCGAAGGCGGCTGGTCCGGCGGCTCCAGCGTCACCGGCTTCCTGCCGGTCGCCCAGACGCCGACGGGCGCGTGGGTTCCGGCCGGCGCGGGCGTTCTCGACGCGGGCTGCGCGCCGCTCGGCGGCATCCCGGTGGCTGGGGCGCTGCCGCAGTGCCGATTCCACTACATCGAGTACGACAACATCACCGAGGCCGAGGACCGCATCCAGCTCTACGGCGAGTTCAACGCCGATCTCGCCGAGGGCCACCGGCTGCACGTCGAGGCGCTCTACGCCAAGACCGAGGTGCCCAACTGGAAGACCTCGCCGTCCTACCTGACCCTGCAGACGCCGACGGCGACCACCAACCCGACGGTGGGCTCGCTGACGCCGGCGGTGCTCCGCGGCTGGTTCGTGCCGGCCAACAACCCCGGCTTCGTGGCCTATCGCGCCGCCAACCCCGGAGCCATCCCGGCCGCCGCGACGGGCGCTCACTTCCCCGGCGTGTTCTACCGGCCGCTGTCCTTCGGCGGCAATCCGATCTTCGACGGCAACGAAGGGGCGTCCGAAGGCATGCGCCAGTACGAGGCCGCCCGCGTCTCGGGCAGCCTGCGCGGCGACCTGCCCTGGATGGGCATCGGCTACGACGTCGCGGTCACCTACGGCCAGGAGACCGGCTGGCGGACCGGCTACGACACCGTCGTCTCGCGCCTGCAGCTCGCGCTGCGCGGCTACGGCAGCGCTGCGACGGGAGCCGGCGGAGGCTGCACCGCGGCAGAGACCAACAACTTCACCACCAACGCCGGCAACGAGGCGATCGGCTGCTACTGGTTCAACCCGTTTTCGAACGCCTTCGCCTCGAACGCGGTCTCGGGCGCGTCGAACCCGCAGTTCAGCGCGGCGGCGGCCAACAATCCGGACGTCATCCGCTGGTTCTTCGACCAGGTCTCGACCAAGCAGACCCAGCGGATCTTCGTCACCGACGCGGTGCTGAACGGGACCACGGGCTTCGAACTGCCCGGCGGCGAGGTGCGGTGGGCGGCCGGCTTCCAGTTCCGCCGCGACGGGTTCGAGTCCGAGTACAACGACCTCAGCGACATCGACGCCAACCCCTGCATCGACACCCCGGTCACCGGAACCGGCTCGTGCGCGGTCCGCAACGGCCCGCTGGTGTTCCTGGGCACGGGGGAGGAGGCCGACCTGTCGCGCGACGTCTGGGCGGCCTTCGCCGAGCTCAGCGTGCCGGTCAGCGACGCGATCCAGGTGCAGCTGGCCATCCGCTACGAGGACTACGAGGCGGTGGGCACCACCACCAATCCCAAGGCCAACGTGCGCTGGCAGGTGGCGGACTGGCTGGCCCTGCGCGGCTCGGTGGGCACCACCTTCCGCGGCCCGCCGCTGACCCAGCTGAACAACAGCAGCGTGACGGCGCTGAGCTTCATCGCCGGCTCGTTCCGCGCCATCGACCTGTTCGGCAACCCGGACCTGGAGCCCGAGACCGCCGACAACTTCAGCCTGGGCGCGATCTTCGACGTCGGCCGGTTCAAGGCCACGGTCGACTGGTGGCGGTTCGACTTCGACAACCCGATCGTCGGCGAGCCGTCGGGCTCGATCGTCAACACCATGTTCCCGGGCGGGGCGACCACCCGCTGCGGCACGGCCGAGTACGCCGGGCTGCAGTCGCGGTTCGACTTCCAGGGCGCCTGCTCGACCGCCACGATCGCGCGGGTCCGGACGCAGTGGGTGAACGGCCCGAAGATCAAGACGTCGGGCATCGACGTCCTGGCGGACTACGACTTCGGCGAAGTGTTCGGGGGCAACCTGCGGGCCGGCCTGTCGGCGACCTACACACTCGAGTACAAGATCGACGACTTCGAAGTGGAGGGCGTCACCGTCGAGCAGGCCTATGACGCGGCCGGCTTCCTCAACTACCAGCTGATCGCCACCTCGCTGCCCGAACTGAAGGGGTCGGGCTACGTCGAGTACTCCACCGGGCCGCACAACCTGCGCTTCACGGTGAACTACATCGACTCCTACGTGGACCAGCGTGCGGCGATCACCGGGCCGGGCAAGACCATCGACGAGACCTGGCTGGCCGAGATCGACTACCGCGTCCTCCTGCCCTGGGACACGACGGTCACCCTCTCGGTCGACAACGTCTTCGATGAGGACCCGTCGTTCGCCCGGCTGGACCTCAGCTACGACCCGTTCACGGGCAGCCCGCTGGGACGGACCTTCAAGGTCGGCGTCCGCAAGCGGTTCTAG